The Echeneis naucrates chromosome 10, fEcheNa1.1, whole genome shotgun sequence genome has a window encoding:
- the cplx1 gene encoding complexin-2 translates to MNFVMKQALGGATKDMGKMLGGEEEKDPDAQKKEEERQEALRQQEEERKAKYAKMEAERENIRQGIRDKYGIKKKEEKEAEAAAAMEQASEGSLTRPKKAVPAGCGDEEEEESIVDTVMKFIPAPLMDMFNKK, encoded by the exons GGGCCACCAAAGACATGGGCAAGATGCTCGgcggggaggaggagaaggatcCCGACGCtcagaaaaaagaggaagagaggcaagAGGCGCTGAggcaacaggaggaggagagaaaggccaaatatgcaaaaatggaagctgagagagaaaacatccGACAGGGCATCAGGGATAAG TACGGCAtcaagaagaaggaggagaaggaagccGAGGCGGCGGCTGCGATGGAGCAGGCCTCCGAGGGCAGCCTCACCCGCCCCAAGAAGGCGGTTCCCGCAGGCTGCGGcgacgaggaggaagaggagagcatCGTGGACACGGTCATGAAGTTCATCCCGGCCCCACTCATGGATATGTTCAATAAAAAGTAA